In bacterium, the sequence GTCGACGGCCGGATGGTGGATCGCGCAGTGGCCAGGACAGCCCGAGCAGTCCTAGCCCGGGCGCGCTCTAGTAGTCGATTACCGTGATATCGTCCACCGGCCAGCGGGTGAGGACTTCGGCGCCCTTCTCCCGGACCACGATCATCTCCTCCACCCGCATCCCGTAACGGCCGTCGGGCTCCTGGGTCTCGACGGCCATCGTCATCCCCTCCAGGATCTCGATCGGGTGATCCACCGAGATCCCCCTCCAGATCAGGGGACGTTCGTAGAGTTGGAGCCCCAGACCATGCGCCCACTGGTTCGTGGTCATCTGCCAATAGTGCTCGGCCCCGTACCAGTCCATGCGCTCGCCCTCACGGTCAGGGAAGTGCATCGCCACCTCACCGGTGGTCACGCCGGGGCGGATGGCCTCGATCACGTCATACATCCAATCCCGCGCCCGCCGGTACGCATCATGGGAACGCTGCTTCGGCTTCCCGATGGAGAAGGTGCGGTAGTAGCACGACCGGTAGCCCTGGAAGGTGGCGCTGTAGAAGTCGGCGTACATGATGTCGCCGGGGCGAAGGATCCGGTCGGTGGTGTTCGCCTGATGCTTGGGCCAGGTGTTGGGACCACTGGTCAGGTATCCGCCCTCCACGGTGCCGCCCCTCCGCAGGATGGCCTCCACGGCTGCGCCCCAGACCTCCTGCTCCGGAACGCCGGGCTCGGCCGCCTTCTTGATGGCCATGAACCCGGCCTCGCAGATCGCCGATAGCACCCGAAGGCACTCGACCTCGTCACGGGTCTTGGTCTGGCGGGCGGTATGGAGAGCGTCCGCCGCGCCTGCGCGGATGTCGAGCCCCCGCTCGCTCAGCTTGGCCGCCAACCCCGGCTGGGTGGAGTCGATCCCGACCGGATCCCGATGGACGCCGTAATCGTGGGCCGCCTCGACGATGAGGTCCGCCATCGTGTCGGCCAGGAACTCCCGAGCCGAGGGAGACCCGCTGGCGCGCGGAACGTTGCCCAGACCGGGTGCGGCATAGCGGATGTCCGGCAGCCATGGACAGTTGGCCCGCTCGTTGCTGGCGTGGTCGGCGGTGTCCCAGTGCACCACATCCCCGCCGGCGGTCAGGAAGCTGTAGTGATCGGCCCCCGAACCTCCCAGCATGGCCAACCCTGTCACGTAGCGGATGTTGGGGTCGTCCAGCAGCAGCACAGAACCCAACCCTGCCTCGGCGATATGCTGCTGTGCCCGTGCCTTGCGCTCATCGCGCATGCGGGCCATGTTGATCCGCTCC encodes:
- a CDS encoding M24 family peptidase, which encodes MSLYEPTYMEGTLGTMAVDWEERINMARMRDERKARAQQHIAEAGLGSVLLLDDPNIRYVTGLAMLGGSGADHYSFLTAGGDVVHWDTADHASNERANCPWLPDIRYAAPGLGNVPRASGSPSAREFLADTMADLIVEAAHDYGVHRDPVGIDSTQPGLAAKLSERGLDIRAGAADALHTARQTKTRDEVECLRVLSAICEAGFMAIKKAAEPGVPEQEVWGAAVEAILRRGGTVEGGYLTSGPNTWPKHQANTTDRILRPGDIMYADFYSATFQGYRSCYYRTFSIGKPKQRSHDAYRRARDWMYDVIEAIRPGVTTGEVAMHFPDREGERMDWYGAEHYWQMTTNQWAHGLGLQLYERPLIWRGISVDHPIEILEGMTMAVETQEPDGRYGMRVEEMIVVREKGAEVLTRWPVDDITVIDY